In Paenibacillus thermoaerophilus, the DNA window TACTTCACCGTGCGTTGTTTAAACTCTTCGTTGTAATGCTGCCGTTGTTCACCCATGTGAACACCTCCTAGATAAGCTTATTATCAAGCTTCTCCTAAGCTGGTGTCCACTTTTTATTCTAGCTGCACTTCGATTCACAACGGATTGGTAAAATTGATCCAGGCTCGAACGAAACTCTTCCAAGCTCATCCGGTTCCAGTTCGCCATTTCAATCTGCTTTAACAGCAAGGACAGCGCCGACTTCGCTTCTCTTTCCGTGAGCCGGCCTACCTTCTCCTTGATCCGATGCAAACGATTTTCCTCCCTTGCCGAACGATTGAGATACATGGGAAAATGCTTATGAACGCGATAAAAAATTACCGCTTGCCGGCCATCGATAGGCACTCGGCAAAAAGCCGGATCAGTACGGCGGGACGCATAGTCGATCCCAGCTACAGGATCGGCGCGGTGTGCGAATGCTGGATCAGCGCTGTGCGTCAGCGCGGTCTCAAATGCAGATATACACTTCAAGAGTCGGAGCAGATGCCGAAATGTTTCCCTGTAATGCAATTGTACACTCCCGCTTCGCTGCCGACTGCCCGGCGCACGTAGATTCGTCCAAGGAAATGTAATTTCGCATTTAAACGGACAAAAAAATGCAACGAAGCGTCTTCGTTCGAAGCATCCTTTGGCATCCCTTACGGGCGTCCAGTACATTCTAACATATCGAATATTTGGCGCAAAATAGTTGTAGAAAAAATCCAGCCAAAGGAGAGTGCGTGTTTTGGAAAGAATCGTTATACTGGCGATTATGTTCTTGATAGGGTTTATTTTCTTAATCTCTCCTCTGCCTCTCCCAGATGTATTCGTTCACGATGCTCTTGACAGTCTAGGAGCCGTTCTAAAAACATTCTGAGCCTAATCGGGGTTGTCCTGATGATTTATTCCGCGGCCAAAAAAATGATCTGAACTGCACCCCGTCAAGTAGACCCTAAAAAAAATAAAAATCGGTTAAGCGGCCTTGGTCCTGAATTCCATAGGACTGAGGCCGTTTAGTTTTGCCTGCAATCGCTCGTTATTGTAAAAGTAAATGTAGGATCCATGTCTTTTTTGAGTTCCTCAAAAGTACTGTAATAGCTTGACCGTGGAATCCCGGCGATTTCACACAAGTGTATTAGGCATAAAAAAAGCTCCCTTTACAGCAGCAGGTTTTATTATTTCACCTGTCTACCTTAAGGGGAGCATATCACCGCGGGAACAGCCCCTTCTTTATATTTATGTCGGTCGCATCCCCGATCCGGACAAGCCTTCTCCGTTATCCCCGCGCCCGGCCGCCGAGCGCAATCCGGGCCTGAGCCGCGGCGATGCGCGCCTGGGGCACCCGGTACGGGGAACAGCTTACATAGTCGAGACCGATCTCGTGGCAGAAGAAGATCGACTGTTTGTCGCCGCCGTGTTCGCCGCAGACACCCGCCTTCAGATGCGGCTTAACCGCCCGGCCTTTCTCTGTCGCCCATGCGATCAGTTGGCCTACCCCTTCCGTATCGAGCACCTGGAACGGGTTGTGCGGCAGCAGCTTATGCTCGACATAATGAGTCAGGAACTTGCCTTCCGCATCGTCGCGGCTATAGCCGAATGTCATCTGCGTCAAATCGTTGGTGCCGAAGGAGAAGAAGTCGGCCTGCTCCGCGATCTGGCGGGCGGTCAGCGCAGCGCGCGGCACCTCGATCATCGTGCCGACCTTGTACGCGAGCCCGCTTCCCGCTTCGCCCAGGATTCGCTCCACCACGCGGTCGATCAGTTGCCGCATCAGACGCAGCTCGTTCACATGGCCGACAAGCGGGATCATAATCTCCGGCACGACGCGTACGCCTTCCGACAGGCACACCGCCGCCGCGCGGAAAATAGCCTCCACTTGCATCTCGTAAATTTCCGGGAACACGATGCCGAGCCTGCAGCCGCGCTGGCCGAGCATCGGATTCGCTTCATGCAGCGCACGGACTTTGCGAATCCATTGCTCCAGCTGCTCTTTCTCGGAGGCCCCCGCTAACGCCGAATCTTCCGCGTCTGCGGCAGCTCCCAACTCTTCGAGCACCGACAAGCGGATGCTGCGCTGCAGCAGTTCCTCCAGATTGGGCAAAAACTCGTGCAGCGGCGGGTCGAGCAGCCGGATCGTCACCGGCAAGCCGTCCATGGCGCGGAACATGCCTTCGAAGTCTTCCTGCTGCATCGGCAGCAGCTCGGCAAGCGCCTTCGCGCGCTCCTCGGCTGTCTCGGCCATAATCATGCTTTGCACGACCGGCAGACGGTCCGAGCCAAAGAACATATGCTCGGTCCGGCATAAGCCGATGCCTTGCGCGCCGAATTCGCGCGCTCTCCGCGCGTCTTCCGGGTTGTCCGCGTTCGTCAGGACGCGCAGCTCCCGCAC includes these proteins:
- a CDS encoding IS3 family transposase, which codes for MYFYNNERLQAKLNGLSPMEFRTKAA